The following coding sequences are from one Bradyrhizobium sp. 200 window:
- a CDS encoding thioesterase family protein, whose protein sequence is MDAIFRVDGNDVVTSPFAAGPWDPSMQHGSPPAALVAWAAERIPAPVAMRVARVTVDLMRPVPVAPLTIESEVLREGRKIQLCAVRLLAKGVVVVGATVLKIKVQAQELPPEAAILPVELPGPDQSRVENVDFSSSPFVTGMSLRAARGHFGSPGPGAIWYRVDRPIVEGATVSQAMRAMAAADFCNGTSAVLDFREWTFLNADLTVNFSREPVGEWILLDAESWIGTDGAGLAMARLADARGHFGRAIQSLVIEKR, encoded by the coding sequence ATGGATGCCATCTTCCGCGTTGACGGCAACGACGTCGTCACCAGCCCCTTTGCTGCGGGACCATGGGACCCGAGCATGCAGCACGGCTCGCCGCCGGCGGCGCTGGTCGCATGGGCGGCGGAGCGGATTCCGGCGCCGGTCGCGATGCGGGTCGCGCGCGTGACCGTCGATCTGATGCGCCCGGTGCCGGTGGCGCCGCTGACGATCGAGAGCGAGGTCTTGCGCGAGGGGCGCAAGATCCAGCTCTGCGCCGTGAGGCTGCTCGCCAAGGGCGTCGTCGTGGTCGGCGCGACCGTGCTGAAGATCAAGGTGCAGGCCCAGGAATTGCCGCCCGAGGCCGCGATCCTGCCGGTCGAGCTTCCGGGACCGGATCAATCGCGCGTCGAGAACGTTGATTTCTCCTCGAGCCCTTTCGTCACCGGCATGTCGCTGCGCGCCGCCCGTGGCCACTTCGGCTCGCCCGGTCCCGGCGCGATCTGGTACCGCGTCGACCGGCCGATCGTGGAAGGCGCGACCGTTTCGCAGGCGATGCGGGCGATGGCGGCGGCGGATTTCTGCAATGGCACCTCGGCCGTGCTGGATTTTCGCGAATGGACCTTTCTCAACGCCGATCTCACCGTGAATTTTTCGCGGGAGCCGGTTGGCGAGTGGATCCTGCTCGATGCCGAATCCTGGATCGGCACCGACGGTGCGGGGCTCGCCATGGCGCGGCTCGCCGATGCGCGCGGCCATTTCGGTCGCGCCATCCAGAGTCTGGTCATCGAGAAGCGCTGA
- a CDS encoding nitronate monooxygenase — translation MDPLARFHDRLSLPLIAAPMFLVSGVELVVAACRNGVIGSFPTVNCRSPEQLDEWLTDIDNRLKAHADASGKLLAPVCANLIVHRSNARLEQDLQVLLRRRPEMVITSVGSPAPVIGPLHEAGALVFADVASIRHAERAVAAGADGLVLLTAGAGGQTGWLNPFVFVRAVRAFFDGPIVLAGGISDGHALRAAQALGCDLAYMGTRFIATRESMADARYKDMLVVSTADDILLTTAFTGLQTNMLRPSIEAAGLDPDDLPLRGAIDIGKDIDIGARENRPKRWKDIWSAGHSVSGVTEVSSVDEMVARTLAEYREAAARVRFD, via the coding sequence ATCGATCCCCTCGCGCGCTTTCACGACCGCCTCAGCCTGCCGCTGATCGCGGCCCCGATGTTTCTCGTCTCCGGCGTTGAGCTGGTGGTGGCTGCCTGCCGCAACGGCGTGATCGGTTCGTTTCCCACGGTGAATTGCCGCAGCCCCGAACAGCTCGACGAATGGCTGACGGATATCGATAACAGGTTGAAGGCGCATGCGGATGCAAGCGGCAAACTGTTGGCGCCGGTCTGCGCGAACCTGATCGTGCATCGCTCCAATGCGCGGCTGGAGCAGGATCTGCAGGTGCTGCTGCGGCGCCGGCCGGAAATGGTGATCACCTCGGTCGGGTCGCCGGCGCCGGTGATCGGGCCGCTGCATGAGGCCGGCGCGCTGGTGTTCGCCGACGTCGCCTCGATCCGCCACGCCGAGCGTGCAGTCGCCGCCGGCGCTGATGGGCTGGTGCTGCTGACGGCGGGGGCAGGCGGGCAGACCGGATGGCTCAATCCCTTCGTGTTCGTGCGCGCGGTGCGGGCCTTCTTCGACGGGCCGATCGTGCTGGCGGGCGGTATCTCCGACGGCCACGCGCTCCGTGCCGCGCAGGCGCTCGGCTGCGATCTCGCCTATATGGGCACCAGGTTTATCGCCACGCGCGAGAGCATGGCGGACGCCAGATACAAGGACATGCTGGTCGTCAGCACGGCGGACGACATTCTGCTGACCACGGCGTTTACGGGATTGCAGACCAACATGCTGCGCCCGTCGATCGAGGCCGCTGGTCTCGATCCGGATGATTTGCCGCTGCGTGGCGCGATCGATATCGGCAAGGATATCGACATCGGCGCGCGCGAGAACCGTCCAAAACGCTGGAAGGATATCTGGAGCGCCGGGCATTCCGTCTCTGGTGTGACGGAAGTGTCGTCCGTCGACGAGATGGTCGCGCGCACGCTCGCGGAATATCGCGAGGCCGCGGCGCGCGTCAGATTTGACTAG
- a CDS encoding ABC transporter substrate-binding protein has translation MTSHRIVLLVGAMLFGIAGSAQAAGDIAIVRDLASRVGPVIGSAQACRDIARPRIQTIVDKFSQVIREAASNEAERSDLTQVFDRSVTEGRTAVTSGRLDCIRADRQLADLERSISGPSLSSVIGPSPAAAATAANAATAPTANVPAGPLPRGIGEKEIRFGIAAPFSGSARELGRQMKLGIETAFNRINDAGGVDGRMLKLFAADDGYEPSRTGEAMKQLYEKDQVFGIVGNVGTPTAAVAIPYALERRMLFFGAFTGANILRNDPPDRYVFNYRASYAQETDAVVRYLVKIRRIPPRQIAVFAQQDSYGDAGFAGVAKAFRALGVNDGTILRLNYARNTVDVEDAVNQLKLQKPPIRAVVMVPTYRAAARFIEKTRDLFPGMIYTNVSFVGSTALAEELKLLGPRYTNGVIVTQVVPAVSGYSSAVLEYKNALAKYFPGEAADYVSFEGYVAANVLIAGIKRTGPQVDTEKLIDTLETMRNLDLGLGTQLSFGRSEHQASNKVWGTALDESGRYQPLDLE, from the coding sequence ATGACCTCGCACCGGATCGTCTTGCTGGTCGGAGCCATGTTGTTCGGTATCGCCGGCAGCGCCCAAGCCGCAGGCGACATTGCGATCGTGCGCGACCTTGCAAGCCGCGTCGGCCCCGTGATCGGGTCGGCACAAGCCTGCCGCGATATTGCGCGTCCCCGCATCCAGACCATCGTCGACAAATTTTCGCAGGTAATCCGCGAAGCCGCGTCGAACGAGGCAGAGCGTTCCGATCTCACCCAGGTGTTCGATCGCAGCGTGACCGAGGGGCGCACCGCCGTTACCTCGGGCAGGCTCGACTGCATCCGCGCCGACCGTCAGTTGGCCGACCTCGAACGCTCGATCTCCGGACCGAGCCTATCCAGCGTGATCGGCCCCTCGCCCGCTGCGGCGGCGACCGCAGCGAATGCCGCGACCGCGCCGACGGCCAATGTGCCGGCCGGACCGTTGCCGCGCGGCATCGGCGAAAAGGAAATCCGCTTCGGCATCGCCGCTCCCTTCTCCGGTTCGGCCCGCGAGCTGGGCCGCCAGATGAAGCTCGGCATCGAGACCGCCTTCAACCGGATCAACGATGCCGGCGGCGTCGATGGGCGGATGCTCAAATTGTTCGCCGCCGACGACGGCTACGAGCCCTCGCGTACTGGCGAGGCCATGAAGCAGCTCTATGAAAAGGACCAGGTGTTCGGCATCGTCGGCAATGTCGGTACCCCGACCGCGGCGGTGGCCATCCCCTATGCGCTCGAACGCCGGATGCTGTTCTTCGGGGCCTTCACCGGCGCCAATATCCTGCGCAACGATCCGCCGGACCGCTACGTCTTCAACTACCGCGCCAGCTACGCCCAGGAAACCGACGCGGTCGTTCGCTACCTGGTCAAGATCCGCCGAATACCGCCTAGGCAGATCGCGGTCTTCGCGCAGCAGGACTCCTACGGCGACGCCGGATTTGCAGGAGTCGCAAAGGCGTTTCGTGCCCTTGGCGTCAATGACGGCACCATCCTCCGGCTCAACTACGCGCGAAACACCGTGGATGTGGAAGATGCGGTCAACCAGTTGAAACTGCAGAAGCCCCCCATCAGGGCGGTCGTCATGGTGCCTACCTATCGGGCCGCGGCAAGGTTCATCGAGAAGACGCGCGATCTCTTTCCCGGCATGATCTACACCAATGTCTCGTTCGTCGGCTCCACCGCGCTTGCCGAAGAACTGAAGCTGTTGGGACCGCGCTACACCAACGGCGTGATCGTGACGCAGGTGGTGCCGGCGGTGTCGGGCTATTCATCCGCCGTGCTCGAATACAAGAACGCGCTCGCCAAATATTTCCCAGGCGAAGCGGCCGACTACGTTTCGTTCGAGGGCTATGTCGCCGCCAACGTCCTGATCGCGGGTATCAAGCGGACCGGCCCGCAGGTCGATACGGAGAAGCTGATCGACACGTTGGAGACGATGCGCAATCTCGACCTCGGTCTGGGGACCCAGCTCAGCTTCGGCCGCTCCGAGCACCAGGCCTCGAACAAGGTGTGGGGCACGGCGCTCGATGAGAGCGGACGGTATCAGCCGCTCGATCTCGAATGA
- a CDS encoding substrate-binding domain-containing protein: protein MHHVEIETVWRFHKEGSPETAVVMLGVLNEIRKTGKLTSAAKHAQLSYRHVWNLVEQWSDFFGVPLVETQRGKGTALTAFGEKLVWAGERMQARLGPQLENLAQELVTEIKPFLHQRPSVIRVHASHGFAVSKLRELLDREPGIGVDLRYVSNQNSLVSLAQGACDLSGVHLPRGELRAQGIRACREWLDPREDRVISFVTREMGLMVKRGNPLQIASIKDVVDRKARFVNRDHDSGTRLLFDQLLALHGIDEARINGAQQMEFTHAAVAAYVASGMADVSFGVEAAARQFGLDFIRLLTEDYFFVCRRAFLETEPMRRIIDIMKGREFQDGVASLPGYAATNTGTVSTVKEFLESVGTGAP from the coding sequence ATGCATCACGTCGAGATCGAAACCGTCTGGCGATTTCACAAGGAAGGCAGCCCGGAGACGGCGGTGGTGATGCTCGGCGTTCTCAATGAAATCCGGAAGACCGGGAAGCTCACCAGCGCGGCGAAGCACGCCCAGCTTTCCTATCGCCATGTCTGGAATCTGGTCGAGCAGTGGTCCGATTTCTTCGGCGTGCCGCTGGTCGAGACCCAGCGCGGCAAGGGCACCGCGCTCACCGCCTTCGGCGAAAAACTGGTCTGGGCCGGAGAGCGCATGCAGGCGCGGCTCGGTCCGCAGCTTGAAAATCTCGCGCAGGAACTGGTGACCGAGATCAAGCCGTTCCTGCATCAACGCCCGTCCGTCATCCGCGTTCACGCCAGCCACGGTTTTGCGGTGTCGAAATTGCGCGAATTGCTGGACCGTGAACCCGGCATCGGCGTCGATCTGCGTTATGTCAGCAATCAGAATTCGCTGGTGTCGCTGGCGCAGGGCGCGTGCGATCTTTCCGGCGTGCATCTGCCGCGCGGCGAATTGCGCGCGCAGGGCATTCGGGCCTGCAGGGAATGGCTCGATCCGCGCGAGGACCGCGTGATCAGTTTCGTGACGCGGGAAATGGGCCTGATGGTCAAGCGTGGCAACCCGCTTCAGATCGCCTCCATCAAGGATGTCGTCGATCGCAAGGCGCGCTTCGTCAACCGCGATCATGATTCCGGCACGCGGCTGCTGTTCGATCAGTTGCTGGCGCTGCATGGGATCGACGAGGCCAGGATCAACGGCGCGCAGCAGATGGAGTTCACCCACGCCGCCGTCGCCGCCTATGTCGCCAGCGGCATGGCGGATGTGAGTTTTGGCGTCGAGGCGGCCGCCCGGCAGTTCGGGCTCGATTTCATCCGGCTGCTGACCGAGGATTACTTCTTCGTCTGCCGCCGCGCGTTTCTGGAAACCGAACCGATGCGGCGCATCATCGACATCATGAAGGGCCGCGAGTTCCAGGATGGCGTCGCGAGCCTGCCCGGTTACGCCGCGACCAACACCGGCACGGTCAGCACGGTGAAGGAGTTTTTGGAGAGCGTGGGCACCGGCGCGCCCTGA
- the minC gene encoding septum site-determining protein MinC encodes MDVRADPTRQLVRLRGRSYVAFVFSPVVPIVEWLAEIDATLARSPGYFVGKPIVLDLASVDLSSAAIAHLLGSLNERNIRVLGIEGVDEERLAANMPPLLTGGRACVITRNEPVQKPEPEAKPKPTSLLLDSPVRSGQSIVFIEGDVTVLGSVGSGAEIVAGGSIHIYGTLRGRAMAGVNGNSNARIYCQKIEAELLAIDGYYQTAEEIDISLRNRPAQAWLEGDTMKITPLN; translated from the coding sequence ATGGACGTCCGAGCGGATCCCACGCGTCAATTGGTCCGGCTGCGCGGCCGTTCCTATGTCGCGTTCGTATTCAGCCCTGTCGTGCCGATCGTGGAATGGCTCGCCGAGATCGACGCCACGCTGGCGCGCTCGCCTGGCTACTTCGTCGGCAAGCCGATCGTGCTCGATCTCGCATCGGTCGACCTCTCCAGCGCCGCCATCGCCCATCTTCTCGGCAGCCTCAACGAGCGCAACATTCGCGTTCTCGGCATCGAGGGCGTGGACGAAGAGCGCCTCGCTGCGAACATGCCGCCCTTGTTGACCGGTGGCCGCGCCTGCGTGATCACGCGAAACGAGCCGGTGCAGAAGCCCGAGCCGGAGGCCAAGCCGAAGCCGACCTCGCTGCTGCTCGACAGCCCGGTGCGTTCGGGTCAGTCGATCGTCTTCATCGAAGGCGATGTCACCGTGCTCGGCTCGGTCGGCTCGGGAGCGGAGATCGTCGCCGGCGGATCGATCCACATCTACGGGACGCTGCGCGGCCGCGCGATGGCGGGCGTCAACGGCAATTCCAATGCGCGGATCTACTGCCAGAAAATCGAGGCCGAGCTGCTCGCCATCGACGGCTACTACCAGACTGCAGAAGAAATCGACATCTCCCTCCGCAACCGCCCGGCGCAGGCCTGGCTGGAGGGGGACACCATGAAAATTACCCCGCTGAATTAA
- a CDS encoding SDR family NAD(P)-dependent oxidoreductase, whose translation MATGQDLSKHVALVTGASRGIGAAVALALAGAGAAVAVNYRERADDAEAVVAKIKSGGGRAVAVAADVSQAAAVAAMVEQVASALGPIDILVNNAGVAIVRGVDDLTEDDFDRTIAVNLKSAFLCTQAVLPAMRASKWGRIVNISSGAARGAGAIGVHYNASKAGMEGLTRGYAARLVKEGITVNAVAPSLIATDMMGGRTDLARNIPLGRMGQAEEVAQAVAMVLGNDYMTGQTIVLNGGMAFI comes from the coding sequence ATGGCGACCGGACAGGATTTGAGCAAGCATGTCGCGCTGGTGACGGGGGCGTCGCGCGGCATCGGTGCGGCGGTTGCGCTCGCGCTGGCCGGGGCCGGCGCAGCGGTTGCGGTCAATTATCGCGAACGGGCTGATGATGCCGAAGCCGTCGTCGCCAAAATCAAATCCGGCGGCGGCCGCGCGGTCGCGGTTGCGGCCGATGTCTCGCAGGCGGCGGCCGTGGCTGCGATGGTCGAGCAGGTCGCCTCCGCGCTCGGCCCGATCGACATTCTCGTCAACAATGCTGGCGTCGCGATCGTGCGCGGCGTCGACGATCTCACCGAGGATGATTTCGACCGCACCATCGCGGTGAACCTGAAATCGGCGTTCCTGTGCACGCAAGCGGTGCTGCCCGCGATGCGGGCGAGCAAATGGGGCCGCATCGTCAACATCTCGTCGGGTGCGGCGCGCGGCGCCGGTGCCATCGGCGTGCACTACAACGCCTCCAAGGCCGGCATGGAAGGGCTCACGCGAGGCTATGCCGCGCGGCTGGTCAAGGAAGGGATCACCGTCAATGCGGTGGCGCCGTCGCTGATCGCAACGGACATGATGGGCGGTCGGACCGATCTCGCCCGCAACATCCCGCTCGGCCGCATGGGTCAGGCCGAGGAAGTGGCGCAAGCCGTTGCGATGGTGCTCGGCAACGACTACATGACCGGACAGACCATCGTCCTCAACGGCGGCATGGCCTTCATTTGA
- the minD gene encoding septum site-determining protein MinD codes for MAKVLVVTSGKGGVGKTTSTAALGAALAQSGQSVVVVDFDVGLRNLDLVMGAERRVVFDLINVVQGVAKLPQALIRDKRLENLWLLPASQTRDKDALTDEGVGRVIDELRSRFDWILCDSPAGIERGATLAMRYADEAVIVTNPEVSSVRDSDRIIGMLDSKTVKAERGEHVEKHVLISRYDPGRAARGEMLTIDDILEILATPLLGIIPESQEVLKASNVGTPVTLNNADSAPARAYIDASRRLMGEEVAMVVPAERKGFMNRLLGRRAA; via the coding sequence ATGGCCAAGGTCCTGGTCGTTACCTCGGGCAAGGGAGGCGTTGGAAAAACCACCTCGACAGCCGCGCTCGGCGCGGCGCTTGCGCAAAGCGGGCAGAGCGTTGTGGTGGTCGATTTCGACGTCGGCCTGCGCAACCTCGACCTCGTGATGGGCGCCGAACGCCGTGTGGTGTTCGACCTTATCAACGTGGTGCAGGGCGTCGCCAAGCTGCCGCAGGCGCTGATCCGCGACAAGCGGCTGGAAAATCTCTGGCTGCTGCCGGCCTCGCAGACGCGCGACAAGGACGCGCTCACCGACGAGGGCGTCGGCCGCGTGATCGACGAACTCAGGAGCCGGTTCGACTGGATCCTGTGCGACAGCCCGGCCGGTATCGAGCGCGGCGCGACGCTTGCCATGCGCTATGCCGACGAGGCCGTCATCGTCACCAATCCCGAGGTTTCCTCGGTGCGCGATTCCGACCGCATCATCGGCATGCTCGATTCGAAGACGGTGAAGGCTGAGCGCGGCGAGCACGTGGAAAAACACGTGCTGATCAGCCGTTACGATCCGGGGCGCGCGGCGCGCGGCGAGATGCTCACGATCGACGACATCCTCGAAATCCTCGCCACGCCGCTGCTCGGCATCATTCCCGAAAGCCAGGAAGTGCTCAAGGCGTCAAACGTCGGCACGCCGGTGACGCTCAACAATGCCGACAGCGCGCCAGCGCGCGCCTATATCGATGCCTCGCGCCGCCTGATGGGCGAGGAAGTCGCCATGGTGGTGCCCGCCGAACGCAAGGGCTTCATGAACCGGCTGTTGGGACGGAGGGCTGCATGA
- the minE gene encoding cell division topological specificity factor MinE, with translation MSIRLLRLFGGRNASAPVARERLQILLSHERGLLGQSDLLATLREEILAVVAKHVVLDPDKVMVKLERGKTVSTLEVDIEVPNNFDKSKAPAERRMAG, from the coding sequence ATGAGCATCAGGCTGCTGCGGCTGTTCGGCGGCCGCAACGCATCCGCCCCGGTTGCGCGGGAGCGGCTGCAGATTCTGCTGTCGCACGAGCGCGGACTGCTCGGCCAGTCCGACTTGCTGGCCACACTGCGCGAGGAAATTCTCGCCGTGGTAGCGAAACATGTCGTGCTCGATCCCGACAAGGTCATGGTCAAGCTGGAGCGGGGCAAGACCGTCTCGACGCTGGAAGTCGATATCGAGGTGCCCAACAATTTCGACAAGTCGAAGGCGCCCGCCGAGAGGCGCATGGCGGGCTGA